One Nocardioides aromaticivorans genomic window carries:
- a CDS encoding DUF1059 domain-containing protein yields MPTLRCPCSVTLRGETDDELVEKAQEHLAAEHPGREYSREEILFMAM; encoded by the coding sequence ATGCCCACCCTGCGTTGCCCCTGCTCCGTCACGCTGCGCGGCGAGACCGACGACGAGCTGGTCGAGAAGGCCCAGGAGCACCTCGCGGCCGAGCACCCCGGCCGGGAGTACTCCCGCGAGGAGATCCTGTTCATGGCGATGTGA